The following are encoded in a window of Longibacter salinarum genomic DNA:
- a CDS encoding glycosyltransferase family 2 protein, with protein MTKSTHLAEDSGTYAGDQRAGRVVAIILNWNGADDTIQCVRSVQARSDASCTCLVVDNGSTDGSAATIRAACPEVRVHETGANLGFAGGCNAGIRIAIRDGAEYVWLINNDAIPADGAYRALRDVADAHPAVGGVGAVLRYMADPNHVQTWGGGWHAPWLGAAVNWTRPVPDSLITYLVGACLLLRIDALSEIGLLDEAYFMYREDVDLCVRMQRAGWQVAVAKDATVYHAVGGSSTSAEQRDRWIASSAVRYYRKHAPWPEFALAVETAGKIGARLMRSEWSRARTVWTATRRAWRSQSGN; from the coding sequence ATGACGAAGTCGACACATTTAGCAGAGGATTCAGGTACCTATGCAGGCGATCAGAGGGCTGGACGCGTTGTCGCCATCATCTTGAACTGGAACGGCGCCGACGACACGATTCAGTGTGTGCGGTCTGTCCAGGCACGAAGCGACGCGTCTTGCACATGCTTGGTGGTCGATAATGGGTCGACGGATGGGTCGGCCGCGACGATCCGCGCTGCCTGTCCGGAGGTGCGGGTGCACGAAACCGGGGCCAACCTGGGTTTTGCCGGGGGGTGCAATGCGGGTATTCGAATCGCGATACGGGACGGTGCGGAGTACGTGTGGTTGATAAACAACGACGCCATCCCGGCAGATGGAGCGTATCGTGCTCTCCGCGATGTGGCTGATGCCCACCCCGCCGTTGGCGGTGTCGGCGCGGTGCTCCGCTACATGGCAGACCCGAACCACGTGCAGACCTGGGGCGGTGGTTGGCATGCACCGTGGCTCGGTGCGGCTGTGAACTGGACCCGTCCGGTCCCGGACTCGCTTATTACCTATCTGGTGGGTGCGTGTCTGTTGCTACGCATTGACGCATTGTCCGAGATCGGGTTACTTGACGAGGCGTATTTCATGTATCGAGAAGATGTCGATCTGTGTGTTCGGATGCAGCGTGCCGGGTGGCAGGTCGCCGTGGCCAAAGATGCGACCGTCTATCACGCGGTGGGCGGCAGCTCAACGAGTGCCGAGCAGCGAGACCGCTGGATTGCAAGTTCCGCTGTTCGTTACTACCGAAAGCATGCGCCGTGGCCCGAATTTGCGCTTGCCGTCGAAACGGCAGGGAAGATCGGTGCGCGTCTCATGCGTAGCGAGTGGTCGCGCGCTCGGACTGTCTGGACAGCCACGAGGAGAGCCTGGCGGTCTCAGTCTGGCAATTAA
- a CDS encoding polysaccharide biosynthesis protein, giving the protein MRDTDSNFSLEQMTSALRLGQIALFAVDGVWVYVALALANYVRVGIWEWPQDMLPTGLVLLLTSIYLLAMIWGGAYQRPHALRFSEFARLAGGLAGAFLLSIAAAYLVAPSSLVPRGTAVIHALLCVIGLLGSRSGLRLINEWHRSGAPSTPPTEREPVTLDEFVDRPPVEIDIANLQDVLSDETVLVTGAGGSIGAELCEQLVRLHPERLILVDMCEYNLYRIQTRLGRRQHSVEMVYSITDVRDRSALERLFQRYNPGIVIHTAAYKHVPLMEYHPEAAFDNNTMTTVHLVDLCDTFEVDQFVFVSTDKAVEPKSVLGATKRLGEWYVQSTSTNTRCKIVRFGNVFGSQGSVVPLFEERLREGEPVPVTHPDMERYFMTGHEACSLILQTLLHDSHSVYLLRMGDPVRIEWLARKMVETYFPDVVTDRMIEYIGKRPGEKLSECLVTPTETMEDSDHPNVVGVKSHPPYSWSELQHQFETFKKLSREPHVDPSTLHELLFDAARLPGGDGQLGTKPFPSSSDTQ; this is encoded by the coding sequence CTTCTGCGCTCAGACTTGGGCAGATCGCTCTTTTCGCTGTTGACGGGGTCTGGGTCTACGTGGCACTCGCCCTTGCGAATTACGTCCGTGTCGGCATCTGGGAATGGCCGCAGGACATGCTGCCGACCGGTCTCGTTCTGCTGCTTACCTCGATTTACCTTCTGGCGATGATCTGGGGTGGGGCTTATCAGCGGCCGCACGCCCTCCGCTTTTCTGAATTCGCCCGTCTTGCCGGGGGGCTCGCTGGCGCGTTCCTTCTTTCGATTGCCGCTGCATACCTCGTTGCACCGTCGTCCCTTGTGCCGCGCGGTACCGCCGTGATTCACGCATTGCTTTGCGTGATCGGGCTCCTCGGCAGCCGGTCGGGCCTGCGCCTCATCAACGAGTGGCATCGGTCGGGCGCACCATCGACCCCGCCGACCGAGCGCGAACCGGTTACCCTTGACGAGTTCGTGGATCGTCCGCCCGTCGAAATCGACATCGCCAACCTGCAGGACGTGCTCTCGGACGAGACGGTTCTCGTGACCGGCGCCGGCGGCTCGATTGGAGCCGAACTATGCGAGCAACTGGTTCGGCTTCATCCCGAGCGTCTGATCCTGGTCGATATGTGCGAGTACAACTTGTACCGCATTCAGACCCGCTTGGGTCGTCGCCAGCATAGCGTCGAGATGGTCTACTCGATCACAGACGTGAGAGATCGGTCCGCGCTCGAACGCCTGTTCCAGCGGTACAACCCGGGCATCGTCATCCACACGGCGGCGTACAAGCACGTTCCGCTGATGGAGTACCATCCGGAGGCGGCATTCGACAACAATACGATGACCACCGTCCACCTCGTCGACCTGTGCGACACGTTCGAGGTCGACCAGTTCGTGTTCGTGTCGACAGATAAGGCGGTTGAGCCGAAGAGTGTGCTCGGCGCAACGAAGCGGCTCGGCGAATGGTACGTCCAGAGCACCTCAACGAACACCCGATGTAAGATTGTCCGCTTTGGAAATGTCTTCGGGAGTCAGGGAAGTGTCGTCCCACTATTCGAAGAGCGACTCCGTGAAGGCGAACCCGTGCCGGTGACTCATCCCGACATGGAGCGCTACTTCATGACCGGCCACGAGGCCTGCAGCCTGATTCTGCAGACCCTGCTCCACGACTCGCACTCGGTGTACCTGCTCCGAATGGGAGATCCCGTTCGAATTGAGTGGCTCGCTCGCAAGATGGTCGAAACGTATTTTCCCGATGTCGTCACGGACCGCATGATCGAATACATTGGGAAGCGACCGGGGGAAAAGCTCAGCGAGTGTCTGGTCACCCCGACCGAAACGATGGAAGACAGCGATCATCCCAACGTCGTCGGCGTGAAGAGCCATCCGCCCTATTCGTGGTCGGAGCTACAGCATCAGTTCGAGACGTTTAAGAAGCTTAGCCGGGAACCACACGTCGACCCATCTACGCTCCACGAACTGCTCTTTGACGCAGCCCGTCTTCCCGGGGGAGACGGACAGTTGGGCACCAAACCGTTCCCCTCATCGTCCGACACTCAGTGA
- a CDS encoding glycosyltransferase has protein sequence MRDQLTGRVIPTDDTTALADALKDILIDYDASLAWAEASQAEVVERFDLSREVTRLVRSIRSASNH, from the coding sequence GTGCGAGATCAATTGACGGGACGTGTCATCCCAACAGACGATACCACGGCGCTCGCCGACGCTCTCAAAGACATACTTATCGACTACGATGCCAGTTTGGCGTGGGCGGAAGCGTCTCAGGCCGAAGTGGTAGAGCGATTTGATCTGAGCCGTGAGGTGACCAGACTCGTCCGGTCCATTCGATCCGCGTCGAATCACTGA